In the genome of Kluyveromyces marxianus DMKU3-1042 DNA, complete genome, chromosome 1, one region contains:
- the TSR4 gene encoding small subunit rRNA maturation protein TSR4 has translation MSKNDQNNFDGEEEEDSYSYENKNSNVYLGLVDTAIKEDDEPVPEDTFIGGEPCWLAPDSMPNEEMLNCGSCKSTEFMKLLAQAYAPLDMDMVEPVCQKKKIKLSTSSFINPDYTRVLYVFICTRCKRKNGSVKCIRGVKKNDSVDYVTEKMEQLQSKEFQLNPFDLSSSKNDSKSGPESNPFALSSAFSGDAAVANPFGATAANPFAQTDSKTENEKDKDVKEEAPALSQKALRKLHDQKKDKEFDSSKAFPGYFVFVEEESFKNKTPDHLKLPKNLKIDKTALDLSEDAFDSLEENQAKLDPRTEKLSKFLDDDVFQKFQEVVGYNPGQVIRYDFGGKPLYYAKTPKEFEDIVAKPSYNPASKRVFEMQLMPKMILDLEEEVSLTEGMDWGTIMVYTDIENYIPKFDENMVGYVEEVVKVQWEAIDYDETKN, from the coding sequence ATGTCAAAGAATGATCAAAATAACTTTGAtggggaagaagaagaagatagCTACAGCTATGAGAATAAAAACAGCAATGTCTATTTAGGTCTAGTGGATACTGCGATTAAGGAAGACGATGAGCCCGTGCCTGAAGACACTTTCATTGGTGGTGAGCCATGTTGGTTAGCTCCAGATTCCATGCCAAATGAAGAGATGCTAAATTGTGGAAGCTGCAAAAGCACTGAGTTTATGAAGCTTTTAGCGCAGGCATATGCTCCTTTGGATATGGATATGGTTGAACCAGTTTgccaaaagaagaagataaagtTGAGTACCTCTAGCTTCATCAACCCAGACTACACGAGAGTCTTGTATGTTTTCATTTGTACTAGATGTAAGAGAAAAAATGGATCTGTCAAGTGTATTAGAGgtgtgaagaagaatgattCAGTTGATTACGTTACTGAAAAAATGGAACAATTACAGAGCAAAGAGTTCCAATTGAACCCGTTCGACTTGAGCTCATCAAAAAACGATTCAAAGTCTGGCCCAGAGTCCAACCCATTTGCACTTTCCAGCGCATTTTCGGGAGATGCTGCTGTTGCGAATCCATTTGGGGCTACCGCTGCCAACCCATTTGCTCAAACTGACAGTAAAactgaaaatgaaaaggataaggatgttaaagaagaagctccTGCACTCAGCCAAAAGGCATTAAGGAAGTTACACGATCAGAAGAAGGACAAAGAATTCGACTCTTCTAAGGCATTCCCAGGTTATTTCGTTTTTgtcgaagaagaatctttcAAGAATAAGACTCCAGATCATTTGAAATTGCCAAAAAATCTAAAGATTGACAAAACTGCACTAGATCTAAGCGAAGACGCCTTTGACTCTCTAGAAGAAAACCAAGCAAAACTTGACCCAAGAACAGAGAAGCTTTCCAAGTTTTTAGATGACGATGTGTTCCAAAAATTccaagaagttgttggTTATAACCCTGGCCAAGTTATTCGTTACGATTTTGGCGGGAAACCTCTATACTATGCCAAGACGCCTAAAGAATTCGAAGATATCGTCGCTAAACCATCATATAACCCAGCTTCGAAGAGAGTTTTCGAGATGCAACTAATGCCAAAAATGATCTTAgatttagaagaagaagtatcACTAACCGAGGGCATGGACTGGGGTACGATTATGGTTTACACGGATATTGAAAACTATATTCCAAAGTTTGATGAAAATATGGTTGGATACGTCGAAGAAGTGGTTAAAGTTCAATGGGAAGCAATTGACTATGACGAAACAAAGAATTAG
- the MIC19 gene encoding Mic19p, producing the protein MGAQPSKPAETKVYVPETPVNFESKLIAQIDNSTETDFTRAQKAERYLQEKVSAKLADLEAEALKEFESKLSSSTLPDDSNSNSSTNTLSTALVNEKVEQLKNRLAKLEESHKAKSTESVVATKKSLTECLLKNKEKPLNCYDEVEQFKKAVMEI; encoded by the coding sequence ATGGGTGCCCAACCTTCAAAACCAGCAGAAACAAAGGTATACGTCCCTGAAACTCCAGTGAACTTCGAAAGCAAGCTAATTGCACAGATCGATAACTCCACGGAAACAGATTTCACCAGGGCTCAAAAGGCAGAGAGATACTTGCAGGAGAAAGTTTCTGCGAAATTGGCCGACTTGGAAGCTGAAGCCCTCAAAGAGTTCGAAAGTAAGCTCAGTTCTTCTACGCTACCGGATGATTCCAACTCCAATTCCAGCACCAACACACTCTCTACTGCGCTAGTGAACGAGAAAGTGGAACAGTTGAAGAACCGTTTGGCCAAGCTAGAGGAGTCGCATAAGGCAAAGAGTACAGAGAGCGTCGTTGCAACCAAGAAGAGTTTGACCGAGtgtttgttgaagaacaaggaaaaGCCTTTGAACTGTTACGATGAGGTAGAGCAGTTCAAGAAGGCGGTCATGGAGATCTGA
- the UBP6 gene encoding ubiquitin-specific protease UBP6: protein MSDFQFNIKHAGKVYPITLSSEAVGSDLRAKVETLTLVPQDRQKFMVRGGLTDNSTVVSSVIKPNSTVMVLGTPDANLILKPTDDTKFLEDLSEKERSMQEDATPVGLRNMGNTCYFNASLQALYRIKPLREKVLAFNESNPDLHGQLVAQLKQCFNAFAQRKEKAFTPIIMLTILRKIYPQFAEKDPSTGFYKQQDAEELFTQLLHTVDAVFGESLSSKFEIEFKTTITDTLNETDVQTKVESDKKLQCHISSTTNFLKNGLTESLVEKVEKRSEVTGSNSIFENSKKITKLPEYLTVQFVRFYWKKSTGKKSKILRKVQFPFQLDVADLLTPEYAAEKIKMRDELREVDKLREDDFKEFNKNIQEHVPLSLSPAERYETQMALEESKREHWATEFAKKFPKDLRPGENPSSVYNLIAVITHQGANSDSGHYQSFVRDEVDEQKWYKYNDDKVSVISQDKIEQLAGGGESDSALILIYKGLGL, encoded by the exons ATGAGTGATTTTCAAT TCAATATTAAACATGCTGGTAAGGTATACCCAATAACGTTAAGTTCTGAAGCTGTAGGCTCGGACTTACGCGCTAAGGTTGAAACTTTGACCCTAGTTCCTCAAGATAGACAAAAGTTTATGGTAAGAGGTGGATTAACAGATAACAGCACTGTAGTTTCTTCAGTAATCAAGCCGAACTCTACTGTAATGGTTCTTGGTACTCCAGATGCCAATTTGATTCTCAAACCAACTGATGATACAAAGTTCTTGGAGGACTTGTCTGAGAAGGAAAGATCGATGCAGGAAGATGCTACCCCAGTGGGTCTAAGAAACATGGGCAATACTTGTTATTTTAATGCTTCATTACAGGCTTTATACAGAATCAAACCTCTAAGGGAAAAAGTACTAGCATTCAATGAATCGAACCCCGATCTACATGGTCAATTGGTGGCTCAACTCAAACAATGTTTCAATGCCTTTGCAcaaaggaaggaaaaagcGTTCACCCCTATTATAATGCTAACAATTCTTAGAAAGATTTACCCCCAATTTGCGGAAAAGGACCCATCCACCGGTTTCTACAAACAACAAGATGCAGAAGAATTATTTACGCAGTTGCTTCACACAGTGGATGCTGTGTTCGGTGAATCTCTATCTTCCAAGTTTGAGATTGAATTTAAAACCACCATCACCGACACATTGAACGAGACCGATGTTCAAACCAAGGTAGAAAGTGATAAAAAATTACAATGCCATATCTCTAGCACGAcgaatttcttgaagaacgGTCTCACTGAATCACTAGTTgaaaaagtggaaaagAGATCTGAGGTGACTGGTTCAAACTCCATTTTCGAAAACTCCAAAAAGATTACAAAACTACCAGAATACTTAACAGTGCAGTTTGTGAGATTTTACTGGAAAAAATCTACTGGAAAGAAGTCCAAGATTCTACGTAAAGTGCAGTTCCCATTCCAGCTCGATGTTGCGGATCTTTTGACGCCAGAATATGCAGCAGAAAAGATTAAAATGAGGGATGAATTACGTGAAGTTGATAAGCTCAGAGAGGATGACTTTAAAGaattcaacaagaacatcCAAGAACATGTTCCGTTATCCTTATCGCCAGCGGAAAGGTACGAGACACAGATGGCTCTAGAAGAGAGTAAAAGGGAGCATTGGGCTACTGAGTTTGCTAAGAAGTTCCCCAAGGATTTGAGACCTGGCGAAAACCCATCGTCTGTTTACAATTTGATTGCAGTTATTACACATCAAGGTGCTAACTCGGACAGTGGACATTACCAATCATTTGTCAGAGACGAGGTCGATGAGCAAAAATGGTACAAATACAATGATGACAAGGTGTCAGTTATTTCTCAAGACAAGATCGAACAGCttgctggtggtggtgaAAGCGACAGTGCGCTAATTCTCATCTACAAGGGTCTCGGGTTGTAG
- the TAT2 gene encoding aromatic amino acid transmembrane transporter TAT2 encodes MKKEGDIDIDRLGMSELVSPSSGDLEMKFSDNTVTKEVEADLDDRTSGSCSKRRTLLTRMVDSFKPPLDGSYHSDNLKRKLKSRHLIMIAIGGSIGTGLFVGSGKALAVGGPLAMIIGWLIAGSQMVGTIHGLGEITIRFPVVGAFANYGTRLLDPSVSFMVSSIYICQWYFVLPIELIASAMTVQYWTTKVDPVVWVAIFWALVVCINLVGIKGFGEAEFAFSLIKVVTILGFIILSVILICGGGPKHEFIGGRYWHHPGALANGFKGVASVFVTASYSLGGSEMVCLCSAETDPKELPHAIKQVFWRIVFFFLVSLTLVGFLVPYTNQNLLGGSSVNNSPFVIAIKLNGIHVLPSIVNAVILISILSVGNSCIFASSRTLCSMAHQGLIPRVFGYVDRAGRPLVGIIVNALFGLLAFLVKSSSMDVIFDWLMAIAGLATCVVWLSINISHIRFRMAMKAQGRSLDELEFKSSVGVYGSIYSAVINCLILIAQFYISLWPVGGWTSGSDRAELFFKQYLCALVLVMIFVLHKIYFRISTGKWFDFKPLTEIDLETDRKNIDIEIVKQEVREREFYLSTRPWYIRFYNFWC; translated from the coding sequence atgaagaaagaggGTGATATCGATATCGATAGGTTAGGGATGAGTGAGCTTGTGTCACCAAGCAGTGGTGACTTGGAAATGAAGTTTAGCGATAATACGGTGACTAAAGAAGTGGAGGCCGATTTGGATGATAGAACATCAGGAAGTTGTAGTAAAAGGCGGACTTTGTTAACAAGGATGGTGGATTCTTTTAAACCTCCATTAGATGGGTCTTACCATTCGGATAATTTGAAGAGGAAGTTAAAATCCAGACATTTGATTATGATAGCCATTGGTGGATCCATTGGTACTGGTCTCTTTGTTGGTTCAGGGAAGGCTTTGGCTGTTGGTGGGCCACTTGCTATGATTATTGGCTGGCTAATAGCGGGTTCGCAGATGGTGGGGACCATTCATGGATTGGGTGAAATTACGATTAGATTTCCTGTCGTTGGAGCGTTTGCTAACTATGGTACCAGGCTTTTGGATCCTAGTGTCAGTTTTATGGTCAGTTCGATTTACATTTGCCAATGGTACTTTGTTCTTCCGATAGAATTGATTGCGAGTGCGATGACGGTGCAGTATTGGACTACCAAGGTGGACCCTGTCGTTTGGGTAGCTATATTTTGGGCATTAGTGGTTTGTATCAATTTGGTAGGTATTAAAGGATTTGGTGAAGCGGAGTTTGCCTTTTCTCTTATTAAAGTGGTTACTATCTTGGGGTTCATTATTCTTTCTGTGATTCTTATTTGTGGAGGTGGTCCAAAACACGAATTCATCGGTGGAAGATACTGGCACCACCCGGGTGCATTGGCCAATGGATTCAAAGGTGTTGCTAGTGTTTTCGTCACAGCTTCATACAGTCTTGGTGGTTCTGAGATGGTTTGTTTATGTTCAGCAGAAACCGATCCAAAGGAGTTACCTCATGCAATCAAGCAAGTGTTCTGGAGaattgtcttcttcttcttggtttcaTTGACACTAGTGGGATTTTTAGTACCTTACACCAACCAGAACCTATTGGGTGGCTCTAGTGTGAACAATTCCCCATTTGTTATTGCTATAAAACTCAACGGTATCCATGTGTTACCATCCATTGTGAATGCTGTGATCTTGATCAGTATTTTGAGTGTCGGAAACTCGTGTATCTTTGCTTCAAGTCGTACATTATGTTCAATGGCCCATCAAGGCCTCATTCCAAGAGTGTTTGGATACGTTGACAGAGCTGGTAGACCATTGGTGGGAATCATCGTCAACGCTTTGTTCGGTTTACTAGCTTTCCTAGTCAAGTCTTCTTCCATGGACGTCATCTTTGATTGGCTAATGGCAATCGCTGGTTTAGCAACATGTGTTGTGTGGTTAAGCATCAACATTTCCCATATCAGATTCAGAATGGCCATGAAGGCACAAGGAAGATCCCTGGACGAACTTGAATTCAAAAGCTCCGTTGGTGTTTATGGTTCTATTTATTCCGCTGTGATAAACTGTCTAATTCTAATTGCTCAATTCTACATATCGTTGTGGCCTGTTGGAGGTTGGACATCTGGAAGCGACAGGGCtgaactcttcttcaaacaaTACCTTTGCGCTCTTGTATTGGTTATGATTTTCGTTTTGCATAAAATATACTTCAGAATATCTACTGGTAAGTGGTTCGACTTTAAGCCTCTAACAGAAATCGACTTGGAAACTGATAGGAAGAacattgatattgaaatcGTAAAGCAGGAAgtaagagagagagaattCTATCTTTCAACCAGACCGTGGTATATCAGATTCTACAATTTCTGGTGCTAG
- the GCN20 gene encoding putative AAA family ATPase GCN20, protein MSNIGFSLRKNAPQVDSIVTDYVLGYFNHLSNATYDAVQSKQLDLNSEVSFLRDLLVNAGASSEKISSVIQEMQDKLSAQLKENQAKLELTGDTSKRLLDINVLQSHNNKSNLNNSLAALGVSGDIEHTGRKMETRVDLKKLKKAEEKIAKKVAKRNNKFVKYEASKLINEGQNEDYDSFFLKINPLEFGSAAGKSKDIKIDTFDLYVGDGQRILSNAQLTLSYGRRYGLVGQNGIGKSTLLRALSRRELNVPKHISILHVEQEIRGDETKALQSVLDADVWRKQLLSEETKINERLQEIEELRKEFDEESLEVKKLDNERADLEDHLEQISAKLIDMESDKAEARAASILYGLGFSTEAQQQPTNSFSGGWRMRLSLARALFCQPDLLLLDEPSNMLDVPSIAYLAEYLKTYPATVLVVSHDRAFLNEVATDIIYQHNERLDYYRGQDFDSFYATKEERRKTAQREYENQMAYRKHLQEFIDKYRYNAAKSQEAQSRIKKLEKLPILEPPEEEKTINFHFPDCEKLSPPIIQLQEVSFSYKESAPLLTDVSLDVQMDSRIALVGANGCGKTTLLKVMMEQLRPTKGFVSRNPRLRIGYFTQHHVDSMDLNLSAVDWMSATFPGKTDEEYRRHLGAFGISGSLGIQRMQLLSGGQKSRVAFAALCLNNPHILVLDEPSNHLDTAGLDALVDALKSFTGGVLMVSHDIAVINSVCNEIWVSENGKVNKFDGTIFDYRDYIIANAGKAGFIKRQ, encoded by the coding sequence ATGTCCAATATTGGTTTTAGTTTGCGTAAAAACGCTCCTCAAGTGGATTCTATTGTCACTGATTATGTGCTTGGTTACTTCAATCATTTATCTAACGCCACATATGACGCAGTTCAAAGTAAGCAGTTAGATTTAAACTCAGAGGTCTCTTTCCTCAGAGATCTATTGGTAAATGCGGGTGCATCTTCAGAAAAAATCTCGAGTGTGATCCAAGAAATGCAAGATAAGCTTTCAGCTCAATTGAAGGAGAATCAAGCTAAGTTAGAATTGACTGGTGACACCAGCAAAAGATTATTGGATATCAATGTTTTGCAGAGCCATAACAATAAATCTAATTTGAACAACTCTTTGGCTGCCCTTGGGGTGTCTGGAGATATCGAACATACTGGTAGAAAGATGGAAACCAGGGTtgatttgaagaagttgaagaaagcagaagagaaaatcGCAAAGAAGGTTGCtaaaagaaacaacaaattTGTTAAGTATGAGGCATCTAAGTTGATCAATGAAGGTCAAAACGAGGACTATgactctttcttcttgaaaatcAATCCCTTGGAATTTGGGTCTGCTGCAGGTAAGTCCAAGGATATCAAGATTGATACCTTCGATTTATATGTTGGTGACGGTCAGAGaatattatcaaatgctCAATTAACATTAAGTTACGGACGTAGATATGGTCTTGTTGGTCAGAACGGTATTGGTAAATCTACTTTACTAAGAGCGCTTTCCAGAAGAGAATTAAACGTTCCTAAACACATTTCCATTTTGCATGTGGAACAAGAAATTCGTGGTGATGAAACGAAAGCGCTACAGAGTGTTTTGGATGCCGACGTTTGGAGAAAGCAATTACTATCAGAGGAAACTAAAATCAACGAGAGATTGCAAGAGATTGAAGAGTTAAGAAAGGAATTCGATGAAGAAAGTTTAGAAGTTAAAAAATTGGACAACGAAAGAGCAGATTTAGAAGACCATTTGGAACAAATATCCGCAAAATTGATCGATATGGAATCAGACAAGGCTGAAGCTAGAGCAGCATCTATTCTATATGGTCTAGGTTTCAGTACAGAAGCACAACAGCAGCCAACCAACTCTTTCTCAGGTGGTTGGAGAATGAGACTTTCTTTAGCAAGAGCCTTATTCTGTCAGCCAGatctattattattggaTGAACCTTCCAATATGTTGGATGTTCCATCCATCGCATACTTGGCcgaatatttgaaaacatACCCAGCCACTGTTCTCGTTGTTTCGCACGACAGGGCTTTCTTGAATGAAGTCGCTACAGATATTATCTACCAACACAACGAAAGACTAGACTATTACAGAGGTCAAGACTTTGACAGCTTTTACGctaccaaagaagaacgTCGTAAGACCGCTCAAAGAGAATACGAAAACCAAATGGCATACAGAAAGCATTTGCAAGAATTTATCGACAAATACAGGTATAATGCTGCAAAGTCTCAGGAAGCTCAGtcaagaatcaaaaagttggaaaagcTTCCTATATTGGAGCCtcctgaagaagagaaaaccATTAACTTCCACTTCCCTGACTGTGAAAAACTTTCACCTCCTATCATTCAATTACAAGAGGTGTCATTTAGCTACAAGGAAAGTGCTCCTCTTCTAACAGATGTCAGTTTAGATGTCCAAATGGACTCGAGAATTGCATTGGTTGGTGCTAACGGTTGTGGTAAGACCACACTATTGAAGGTTATGATGGAACAGCTAAGACCAACTAAGGGTTTCGTTTCTAGAAATCCAAGACTACGTATTGGTTACTTCACCCAACATCATGTTGATTCGATggatttgaatttatctgCGGTTGATTGGATGTCAGCTACCTTCCCAGGTAAGACAGATGAAGAATATAGACGTCATTTAGGTGCATTTGGTATTAGCGGTTCTCTTGGTATTCAAAGAATGCAACTACTTTCTGGTGGTCAAAAGTCGAGAGTTGCGTTTGCTGCTCTATGTTTGAACAACCCTCACATTTTAGTCTTAGACGAACCTTCTAACCATTTAGATACTGCTGGTTTAGATGCCCTTGTTGATGCCTTGAAATCATTCACTGGTGGTGTGTTGATGGTTTCGCATGATATTGCTGTCATTAACAGTGTGTGTAATGAAATTTGGGTATCCGAAAATGGTAAGGTCAATAAGTTCGATGGTACAATCTTTGATTACAGAGATTACATCATCGCTAATGCTGGTAAAGCAGGTTTCATCAAAAGACAGTAA
- the DIS3 gene encoding exosome catalytic subunit DIS3 yields MASTKPLVRKRISDGLAVTQKVFVRSRNGGAQKVVREHYLRRDIPCLSKVCDKCSEIIVPNAVGEFPKFVLSESPQELEDLGKHYVVVDANIILQSIDLLENPKCFFDVIVPQIVLDEVRNKSYPIYTRIRALCRDSEDDVKRFIVFHNEFSEYTYIDRNGTESINDRNDRAIRKTVEWYSSHLKEKDVSVVFVTNDRLNRQEALKSGLVAKSLSEYVDMLPNSEEIKDLIPNLAPVSGMSGKMLEDDAEGRSKSGSNEFCFPEYYSTSRIMGGLKNGSLYQGSIQISEYNFLEGTVSLPNFKKPVLILGQKNLNRAFNGDLVVVELLPESEWKAPSTVTIDSEHFNVNDNPDNDEDDDDSTGVLTGTQSASAMMSDKDRRLLAQSAIKAQQSNKIQPTARVVGITRRSWRQYVGQITPTSVDPQNSGTQNVFVILMDKCLPKIRIRTRLAKQLLNKRIVVSVDCWPENYRYPLGHFVRDLGEIESAEAETEALLLEHDVEYRPFSKKVLDCLPSEGHDWKAPADLSDPEAISKDPLLVKRKDFRDKLICSIDPPGCVDIDDALHAKQLPNGNWEVGVHIADVTHFVKPGTALDAEGASRGTSVYLVDKRIDMLPMLLGTDLCSLKPYVDRFAFSVIWELDNDANIVGVDFFKSVIRSREAFSYEKAQNRIDDKSQNDELTQGMRALLQLSKKLKQKRLDAGALNLASPEVKVHMDSETSDPNEVEIKKLLDTNSLVEEFMLLANISVARKIYEAFPQTAMLRRHAAPPSTNFELLNEMLQVRKGMSISLESSKALADSLDRCEDPNDPYLNTLIRIMSTRCMMAAQYFHAGAFSYADFRHYGLAVDIYTHFTSPIRRYCDVVAHRQLAAAIGYESLDLSHRDKQKMEMICRNINKRHRNAQFAGRASIEYYVGQVMRNNESTETGYVIKVFNNGIAVLVPKFGVEGLIRLENLTDDPQQVDFIEDKFTLKFVDKNGVSREVSVFDKVDVQVKSILDPTTSKRKAQLLLK; encoded by the coding sequence ATGGCAAGCACAAAACCACTTGTGAGGAAGAGAATCAGCGATGGTTTGGCTGTTACTCAGAAAGTTTTCGTGCGTTCTAGGAATGGTGGAGCTCAAAAGGTTGTTAGAGAACACTATTTGAGAAGGGATATTCCATGTTTATCGAAAGTTTGTGACAAATGTTCTGAAATTATTGTTCCAAATGCAGTTGGGGAGTTTCCCAAGTTTGTTTTATCGGAGAGTCCGCAGGAACTGGAAGATTTAGGGAAGCATTATGTGGTTGTAGATGCGAATATCATTTTGCAGTCTATTGATCTTTTGGAGAACCCTAAGTGTTTCTTTGACGTTATAGTGCCTCAGATTGTTTTGGACGAGGTTAGGAATAAGTCGTACCCTATTTACACTAGGATTAGGGCGCTTTGTAGGGACAGTGAGGACGATGTGAAGAGATTTATTGTTTTCCATAACGAGTTTTCGGAGTATACTTACATCGACAGAAACGGTACTGAGAGTATCAACGATCGGAATGACAGAGCTATCAGGAAGACCGTGGAGTGGTATTCCTCGCatttgaaggagaaggatGTGAGTGTAGTTTTTGTAACGAACGATCGTTTGAACAGACAAGAGGCGTTGAAGAGCGGTTTAGTTGCGAAATCATTGTCGGAGTATGTGGATATGTTGCCTAACAGCGAGGAGATCAAGGATTTGATTCCTAACTTGGCCCCAGTATCTGGTATGAGCGGTAAGATGTTGGAAGATGATGCGGAAGGCCGCTCTAAGAGTGGTAGCAACGAGTTTTGTTTCCCAGAGTATTATTCGACGTCAAGAATTATGGGTGGGCTTAAGAACGGGTCCCTATACCAGGGTTCCATCCAAATATCAGAGTACAACTTTTTGGAAGGTACCGTTTCCCTTCCTAATTTCAAGAAACCTGTTTTGATTTTAGGCCAAAAGAACTTGAATAGAGCCTTTAATGGAGACCTCGTGGTGGTTGAACTTCTTCCCGAATCCGAGTGGAAGGCACCATCAACCGTTACCATCGATTCTGAACACTTTAACGTTAACGATAATCCagataatgatgaagacgatgacgattCTACTGGCGTCTTGACAGGCACACAGTCTGCCTCTGCTATGATGTCAGACAAAGATCGTAGACTATTAGCGCAGTCTGCAATCAAAGCCCAGCAATCTAATAAGATTCAACCAACAGCTAGAGTTGTTGGTATCACAAGAAGATCCTGGAGACAATACGTCGGTCAAATTACGCCAACTTCTGTGGATCCACAAAATAGCGGAACCCAAAACGTGTTTGTTATTCTAATGGATAAATGTCTACCGAAGATCAGAATCCGGACTAGATTGGCTAAACAGTTATTGAACAAGAGAAttgttgtttctgttgattGTTGGCCAGAAAACTATAGATACCCACTTGGGCATTTCGTAAGAGACTTGGGTGAAATCGAATCTGCGGAAGCTGAAACTGAAGCTTTATTGCTTGAACATGATGTTGAATACAGACCATTCTCTAAGAAGGTTTTGGATTGTCTACCTAGTGAAGGACATGACTGGAAGGCTCCAGCAGATTTGTCAGATCCAGAAGCTATTAGTAAAGATCCGTTATTGGTGAAGAGAAAGGATTTCAGAGATAAGTTAATCTGTAGTATTGATCCACCAGGATGTGTGGATATTGATGACGCTTTGCATGCTAAGCAACTTCCAAATGGTAACTGGGAAGTCGGTGTTCATATTGCTGATGTTACTCATTTCGTAAAGCCTGGTACTGCTTTGGATGCTGAGGGTGCCTCAAGAGGTACCTCTGTGTATTTGGTTGATAAGCGTATTGATATGTTACCTATGTTATTGGGTACAGACCTCTGCTCTTTAAAGCCATATGTCGATAGATTTGCTTTTTCTGTTATCTGGGAGCTTGATAACGATGCTAATATCGTTGGTGTGGACTTCTTTAAATCTGTGATCAGATCAAGAGAAGCATTTTCTTACGAAAAGGCTCAGAACCGTATTGATGACAAGAGTCAAAACGACGAACTAACTCAAGGTATGAGAGCGCTATTACAGCTATCtaaaaaactaaaacaaaagagattAGACGCTGGTGCTTTGAATCTAGCATCTCCTGAAGTTAAAGTCCATATGGATAGTGAGACTTCAGACCCTAATGAGgttgaaatcaaaaagcTATTGGATACAAACTCTTTGGTGGAAGAATTCATGTTGTTAGCCAATATCTCCGTTGCCAGAAAGATATATGAAGCTTTCCCTCAAACTGCCATGCTTAGAAGACATGCTGCACCACCATCAACTAACTTTGAGCTACTAAATGAAATGTTACAGGTCAGAAAGGGTATGTCTATTTCCTTAGAATCTTCTAAAGCTTTAGCAGATTCTCTAGATAGATGTGAAGATCCAAATGATCCATACTTAAACACATTAATTCGTATCATGTCTACGCGTTGTATGATGGCAGCTCAGTATTTCCATGCTGGTGCATTCTCGTATGCTGACTTCCGTCATTACGGTCTTGCGGTAGATATCTATACACATTTCACCTCACCTATTAGACGTTACTGTGATGTTGTTGCCCATAGGCAACTTGCTGCTGCCATAGGCTACGAATCGTTAGACCTTTCTCATAGAGATAAGCAAAAGATGGAAATGATCTGCAGAAATATCAATAAGAGACATAGAAATGCACAATTTGCAGGAAGAGCAAGTATAGAGTATTACGTTGGTCAAGTTATGAGAAACAACGAATCCACTGAAACCGGTTATGTCATTAAGGTCTTTAATAACGGTATTGCTGTTTTGGTACCCAAATTTGGTGTCGAAGGTTTGATCAGGCTAGAAAATTTGACAGATGATCCACAACAAGTAGACTTCATTGAAGATAAGTTTACCTTGAAATTTGTTGATAAGAACGGTGTTTCCAGGGAAGTTAGTGTATTTGATAAGGTTGACGTCCAAGTGAAATCTATTCTTGATCCAACAACAAGTAAACGTAAAGCTCAACtattattgaaatga